AAATGCTACTCCGAACGATTCCTTCGGGCTGGCGATTTGAATCTCCAATTTCTCTTCTTGGACCGCTTTTAGAATTCTATCGGCGCAGTCTTCGGCGCTGATGGTCGCTTTTGTTTTGATATTCGGAACTCCGAAAGAACTTCCGTTTCCTTGGAGTGCATTCTCCGAGATTTTAGTACGAATGAATCCCGGATATACCATCGTCACTTTGATTCCTTCGGAAGCGTTCTCCGCTCGGAGTGCTTCAAAAAATCCGGTTAGAGCCGCTTTGGCGGAAGAATAACCGCTTCGATACGGTACTCCGAATTTTCCCGCGACGCTAGAAACGGAGATGATCCATCCCGTCCGTCTTTTTCGAAAATGGGGTAGAACGGCAAGAGTAAGAGCTATGGTCCCGAAAAAATTCACGTCCATGATCGTTTGGTAAGTGCTTAAGTCGGTCTCATGGGCCAAGGAACGCTGGCTGACCCCTCCGTTATTGATCAGAATATCGATCCGCCCGAATTTTTCCAACACAATCGGAGGATAAGACTTTAAGGATTCGTAATTCGCTAGGTCCAAAGGCAAACAAAGAGAATTGGAGTCGCTCAACCCGCTCTCCTTTT
The sequence above is a segment of the Leptospira wolffii serovar Khorat str. Khorat-H2 genome. Coding sequences within it:
- a CDS encoding SDR family oxidoreductase, which gives rise to MNSFYEDKVVWITGASSGIGEALVKRLSGNGAKIFLSARRIEELRRVQKESGLSDSNSLCLPLDLANYESLKSYPPIVLEKFGRIDILINNGGVSQRSLAHETDLSTYQTIMDVNFFGTIALTLAVLPHFRKRRTGWIISVSSVAGKFGVPYRSGYSSAKAALTGFFEALRAENASEGIKVTMVYPGFIRTKISENALQGNGSSFGVPNIKTKATISAEDCADRILKAVQEEKLEIQIASPKESFGVAFHKYFPTLFSKFISRANVI